In Desulfosporosinus youngiae DSM 17734, the genomic stretch GGCGTGGAATATGGAGACTACACCATGAACCACGTTCTTGGCTGCGCTCATGGCTGTAAGTATCCCTGCTATGCATTTTTACAAAAGAAACGTTTCGGGCAGGTGGCTTCATACGAGGAATGGCTGGAGCCGTATCTGGTAAGTAATACGCTGGAAATCCTTGACCGGGAAATCCCGCGGCTGAAATCCAAAATCAAGTCCGTACAGCTTTGCTTCACCACTGATCCGTTCATGTACGGGTACGATGAGATAGAAAAGATGAGCCTTGATGCAATCAAGAGACTAAATGAAGCAGGCATTAAGTGTACCGTTCTTACAAAGGGACTATTACCCGCTGTCCTGGACGACTATTCCCAAGAGAACGAGTATGGTATCACATTTATTTCCCTTGACGAGACATACCGTGAACG encodes the following:
- a CDS encoding radical SAM protein, translated to MKVVKGYIERKSMLYVTGVEYGDYTMNHVLGCAHGCKYPCYAFLQKKRFGQVASYEEWLEPYLVSNTLEILDREIPRLKSKIKSVQLCFTTDPFMYGYDEIEKMSLDAIKRLNEAGIKCTVLTKGLLPAVLDDYSQENEYGITFISLDETYRERIEPGAASYQDRLAALRALHDKGCKTWVSVEPYPTPNLMEQDLSGILEEIAFTDKIIFGRTNYSKEISAYTAHRAFYNEQAEKVIAFCQERNIQFHIKDGTIRK